GCGCCGCGAAGGGGTTGTCGGCCGCGATCGCCAGGGCTTCGTCGAGCGCCTTGTCGGCCTGGATGAAGGCAAGCACGTTGCCGGAGATCACCGCCTTCTGCATGGCCAGCGCCGCATCGTGAAACAGGTCCGCGGCCTCGCGGGTGACGAAGCGGGCGGCGGAGCGGGCAAGCACCACCTCGATGCCGCGCCTGGCGTCGATGACGCGCAGCCAGTCGCCGGGGTGAAGCGGCGCCACCGCGATGCCGGCGCGCGGCCTGACGTCGAGCAAGCCCTCCCAGGCCAGCCTCTGGATCGCCTCGCGCACCGGGGTGCGGCCGAGGCCCAGCCGCTCGATTAGCGCGCCCTCGGTAACGAAGCTCGCCGGCGCCAGTTCGAGGGTCACGATCATGTGCTCCAGCACGCGATAGGCCTTGGTCGCGACCGGCTCGAAGGCCGGGTTCGTCTCGATGGATATCAGTGGAGATATCAAAGTCAGGCTCCTGATATATTTTTTATATATTATAGCGGATTCAGCGTTGACAGGCCAATTCTTAATAAATATACGGCTGATATATCAGATGGAGATCAGCCATGTGGGCCGGAGTTTTCCCCGCAGTCACGACCAAATTCACCACCGACGACCGCCTCGACCATGCCGAGATGGAACGCTGCTACGGATTGCAGATGGAGGCCGGCTGCGACGGCATCGTCGTCTGCGGCTCGCTCGGCGAAGGGCCGATGCTGTCGCCTGACGAGAAGATCGAGGTGCTGAAGACGGCGCAGAAGGTCGCCGGCAACAAGCCGGTGCTTCTGACCGTCAACGAGCCCGGCACGCGGGAAGCAACAAGCATCGCGCGCCGCGCCGCCAGGGAGGGTGCCAATGGCCTTATGGTGGTGCCGAGCCCGATCTACCACACCGACCGCCAAGAGACGGTCGCCGCTCTTCGCGCCGTCGCGGAAGCCGGCGACCTGCCGGTCATGATCTACTCCAACCGGCTCGCCTATCGCGTCGACGTCACCGTCGACCTGATGGAGGAGCTCGCCTCCGACAAGCGCTTCGCCGCCATCAAGGAATCGTCCGACGACATCCGTCGCTCGACCGAAATCATCAACCGCCTCGGCGACCGCTACGACCTCTTCACCGGCGTCGACAACCTCGCCTTCGAGGCGCTGTCGGTCGGCGCCATCGGCTGGGTGGCCGGCCTGGTCACCGCCTTCCCACGCGAGACCGTCGCCATCTACCAGCTGATGAGAAAGGGCCGCCGCGAGGATGCGCTGAAGATCTACCGCTGGTTCCGGCCGCTGCTCGACCTCGATGTCTCGACCTATCTGGTCCAAAACATCAAGCTTGCTGAAGTGCTGGCGATCGATACCAATGACCGCGTTCGCATG
The window above is part of the Mesorhizobium sp. WSM4904 genome. Proteins encoded here:
- a CDS encoding GntR family transcriptional regulator: MISIETNPAFEPVATKAYRVLEHMIVTLELAPASFVTEGALIERLGLGRTPVREAIQRLAWEGLLDVRPRAGIAVAPLHPGDWLRVIDARRGIEVVLARSAARFVTREAADLFHDAALAMQKAVISGNVLAFIQADKALDEALAIAADNPFAARVAAPLQTHSRRFWFRYKADTGLAESAEHHVALIRSILDGDEEAAAKDAKKLMTLLRGHAEVAATR
- a CDS encoding dihydrodipicolinate synthase family protein; the encoded protein is MWAGVFPAVTTKFTTDDRLDHAEMERCYGLQMEAGCDGIVVCGSLGEGPMLSPDEKIEVLKTAQKVAGNKPVLLTVNEPGTREATSIARRAAREGANGLMVVPSPIYHTDRQETVAALRAVAEAGDLPVMIYSNRLAYRVDVTVDLMEELASDKRFAAIKESSDDIRRSTEIINRLGDRYDLFTGVDNLAFEALSVGAIGWVAGLVTAFPRETVAIYQLMRKGRREDALKIYRWFRPLLDLDVSTYLVQNIKLAEVLAIDTNDRVRMPRRPLSGERRKAVEKIVRDALAVRPVLPAF